A single genomic interval of bacterium harbors:
- a CDS encoding pilus assembly protein: protein MILWRKKLQCLIRRQKGQAMVEAAFALPIVLLLFGGCLQLIQIGISTIVVKVAVYEAARQAHMDKQDLGNGRQVAQEICKTLSSGATEFDYEDGAYRVVHHLNALIPVIGDVAITQKVPGYLFQAGE from the coding sequence GTGATTTTATGGAGAAAAAAACTACAGTGTTTGATTCGCCGCCAAAAAGGCCAGGCTATGGTCGAGGCTGCATTTGCGCTCCCGATCGTCCTGTTACTTTTTGGAGGTTGTCTCCAACTCATACAAATCGGGATCAGTACGATTGTGGTAAAGGTGGCTGTCTATGAGGCTGCCCGGCAGGCGCATATGGATAAACAGGATTTGGGAAACGGGCGGCAAGTTGCCCAAGAAATTTGTAAAACCCTAAGCAGCGGTGCCACAGAATTTGACTATGAGGATGGGGCATATCGTGTTGTCCATCATCTCAATGCGCTTATACCGGTGATTGGGGATGTTGCGATTACGCAAAAAGTACCCGGCTATCTTTTTCAGGCAGGAGAGTAG
- a CDS encoding M3 family oligoendopeptidase yields the protein MHQPQPKHNTPETIRWNLQDLFSGMDDGNVNRTLEKAGHQAVGFEEKYKGNIAGLTPAHLAMAFGLLESIISAVYRLSQYANLLLTVDTTNDAVKAFEMKIREQGTDIENHLLFFDLELGKISSEKSRAFLSAPELADYHYYIRRKQETAKYDLSEPEEKIINLKDLTGKTAFQNLYEEFTTEFKFEFELEGRVKTISGEELRALRQHADADVRRRAMKLFLERHRDNQLLITSVFNQVVKDYNIERKLRGFQNPMDVMNVYNDLAKEAIDALHDVTTESNQLVHRYYRIKAKLLALPDMTLADIYAPLPQVTRRYSWEEAQAMVLDAFRGFDQELYTLALSMFEENRVDAPALPGKRGGAFCSSSVPTLKPYVMLNFLGRLRDVSTMAHELGHAVHAMLSMPQKLVNFHSVLPLAETASIFSEMILTENLLSQETDKAVKISLLAGKLEEIFATSHRQNMFSRFERTIHRTISERLMSADELCAAYRHELGLMFGDAVIIPAEYQWEWAAIPHMVSVPFYVHSYNFANLLVMALYQQYKDEGVDFIPKFKRLLAAGSSVKPARIAAIAGADINHPEFWRKSFVLISSMIDELEQLIAD from the coding sequence ATGCATCAGCCCCAACCCAAACACAACACACCGGAAACAATCCGCTGGAATTTACAGGATTTATTTTCCGGGATGGATGATGGCAATGTCAATCGAACACTGGAAAAAGCCGGACATCAGGCGGTGGGATTTGAAGAAAAGTACAAAGGCAATATTGCCGGCTTGACCCCTGCTCATTTGGCAATGGCTTTTGGGCTGCTGGAATCCATTATCTCGGCAGTTTACCGCCTGAGTCAATATGCCAATCTCTTGCTCACGGTAGATACAACCAATGATGCGGTCAAAGCGTTTGAAATGAAAATTCGCGAACAAGGAACGGATATTGAAAATCACTTATTATTTTTTGATCTTGAATTGGGGAAGATTTCTTCGGAAAAGTCACGAGCGTTTTTATCCGCGCCTGAACTTGCTGATTATCATTATTATATCAGGCGCAAGCAAGAGACTGCGAAATATGATTTGAGCGAACCGGAAGAGAAAATCATTAATTTAAAAGATTTAACCGGAAAGACGGCGTTTCAAAATTTATATGAAGAGTTTACCACGGAATTCAAATTTGAGTTTGAGCTGGAGGGGCGGGTTAAAACCATCAGTGGTGAAGAATTGCGCGCTTTACGCCAACACGCAGATGCTGATGTGCGCCGCAGAGCCATGAAACTGTTTCTTGAACGTCATCGGGACAATCAATTGCTCATCACCAGTGTGTTCAATCAGGTGGTGAAGGACTATAACATTGAGCGCAAACTGCGTGGTTTTCAAAACCCGATGGATGTGATGAATGTGTATAATGATTTGGCCAAAGAAGCAATCGATGCGCTGCACGATGTCACGACAGAATCCAACCAATTGGTGCATCGTTATTACCGGATCAAGGCCAAATTATTGGCGTTGCCGGACATGACATTGGCGGATATTTATGCGCCTTTGCCCCAGGTCACGCGGAGGTATTCCTGGGAAGAGGCACAAGCAATGGTGCTGGATGCTTTTCGTGGTTTTGATCAGGAACTTTATACATTGGCGCTTTCTATGTTTGAAGAAAACCGGGTCGATGCGCCTGCCCTGCCGGGAAAAAGGGGCGGTGCATTTTGCTCATCTTCTGTCCCGACGTTGAAACCCTATGTGATGCTCAATTTTCTAGGCCGGTTACGGGATGTCTCCACCATGGCACATGAGTTGGGGCATGCCGTTCATGCCATGCTGAGTATGCCGCAAAAACTGGTTAATTTTCATTCTGTGCTTCCGCTGGCAGAGACAGCTTCGATTTTTTCTGAAATGATATTAACCGAAAACTTGCTTTCACAGGAAACGGACAAAGCAGTAAAAATATCTCTCTTGGCCGGCAAACTGGAGGAGATATTTGCCACCTCGCATCGGCAGAATATGTTTTCGCGGTTTGAGCGGACCATTCACCGGACGATTTCAGAACGGTTGATGAGTGCGGATGAATTGTGTGCTGCCTACCGTCATGAATTAGGATTGATGTTTGGTGATGCGGTGATTATTCCTGCTGAATACCAGTGGGAATGGGCAGCGATCCCGCATATGGTTTCGGTGCCGTTTTATGTTCATTCCTACAATTTCGCCAACTTACTCGTGATGGCGCTTTACCAGCAATATAAGGATGAGGGTGTGGATTTTATTCCGAAATTTAAGCGATTACTCGCAGCCGGCTCTTCAGTAAAACCGGCCCGGATTGCGGCCATCGCAGGAGCGGATATCAATCATCCTGAATTTTGGCGGAAAAGTTTTGTGCTGATTTCTTCAATGATTGATGAGCTGGAACAACTAATCGCTGATTAA
- a CDS encoding Tad domain-containing protein gives MKQLLKRLRKEERGNVLYMTIVMMMLLVMFSLVLTNVIYIGVMKVRAQNAADNIALSAATLKARMLNGITNWNAVLWLGVRQVGVISEKNGYKTPPELAVAIAAMVGASANHLGGLYDFNDKITGRKWIDRIAEANGIDGKNSRYEMFPVSAGHMLTSLYYDIKVVPFMVYAVPVLFSIEPTHTWYVQSRVELQIAKSIIGGKRLGFELPDITARARAEILDKATLNVIGSGGRDWQVVLAPPNKSVDKYMRDQTGSRNSGGDVNRQILPENASITPAPLTGQPPLYQSSEDYLESLPGNVQYAYYKERYQAGAATLKEKIRYYDLKQTYGNGLSWLDRADRQRCRRQLNQEEQL, from the coding sequence GTGAAGCAGCTTCTAAAGCGTTTGCGAAAAGAAGAACGGGGCAATGTGCTTTATATGACCATTGTGATGATGATGCTCCTGGTCATGTTCTCTTTGGTATTGACCAATGTTATTTATATTGGCGTCATGAAGGTACGTGCACAAAATGCGGCAGATAATATTGCGCTCTCCGCAGCGACTTTGAAGGCGCGGATGTTGAACGGCATCACGAATTGGAATGCGGTATTATGGCTGGGTGTTCGGCAAGTAGGCGTGATTAGTGAAAAAAATGGCTATAAAACGCCTCCTGAACTTGCGGTGGCTATTGCAGCCATGGTGGGGGCATCCGCGAACCATTTAGGCGGACTCTACGATTTTAACGATAAAATTACCGGCCGGAAGTGGATTGATAGAATAGCGGAAGCCAATGGTATTGATGGGAAAAATAGTCGTTATGAGATGTTTCCAGTAAGTGCCGGACATATGCTGACATCGCTCTATTATGATATTAAGGTTGTTCCGTTTATGGTATATGCAGTTCCGGTGCTTTTTTCCATTGAACCTACGCATACCTGGTATGTGCAATCACGTGTGGAACTTCAAATCGCCAAATCTATTATTGGCGGAAAGCGATTGGGCTTTGAATTGCCGGATATCACGGCCCGGGCCCGGGCTGAAATTCTGGATAAAGCAACATTGAATGTAATTGGGAGTGGCGGTCGAGATTGGCAGGTTGTGCTGGCACCACCAAACAAATCTGTAGATAAATATATGCGGGATCAGACTGGGTCGAGGAATAGTGGTGGAGATGTCAATCGTCAGATACTCCCGGAGAACGCATCCATAACACCCGCGCCCTTGACCGGCCAACCGCCATTATATCAATCTTCAGAAGATTATTTGGAAAGTCTGCCCGGTAACGTTCAATATGCGTATTATAAAGAAAGATATCAGGCAGGAGCGGCAACCCTGAAAGAAAAAATTCGTTATTATGATTTGAAGCAAACTTATGGCAATGGTTTATCATGGCTGGATAGAGCGGATAGACAGCGTTGCCGGCGGCAATTGAATCAGGAAGAACAACTCTAG
- a CDS encoding PilZ domain-containing protein, with amino-acid sequence MQNLPQRKHTRVNVNLSVSCQFTDDKIQKNIYSLGRVFDISSGGMKVCLPINSDPNQGDKFQYLINLPRPFSRLAGNGKIRWMQTDESRQQLFLGMTFTGLSASQMQDLESIIEELSEEDLEPIRNYN; translated from the coding sequence TTGCAAAACCTTCCGCAACGAAAACACACACGCGTTAATGTCAATCTTTCCGTTTCCTGCCAATTCACTGATGATAAAATTCAAAAAAACATCTATTCATTGGGCCGTGTTTTTGATATCAGTTCAGGCGGCATGAAAGTCTGTTTGCCCATAAATTCAGATCCCAACCAAGGAGATAAATTTCAATATTTAATTAATCTGCCCCGGCCCTTTTCCCGGCTGGCCGGCAACGGAAAAATTCGCTGGATGCAAACCGATGAATCCCGGCAGCAGCTATTCTTGGGGATGACATTTACCGGTCTTTCCGCATCACAGATGCAGGACCTGGAGAGTATTATAGAGGAATTGTCAGAAGAGGACCTGGAGCCTATAAGAAACTATAATTGA
- a CDS encoding PorV/PorQ family protein, which produces MVSKTIRIKRQVGLMTVLLLAAFLGRPANGTASSGAEFLRLDIPARAGALSAGCADFVELDIYNRNPSGLAGKLHPEIAFTHFIAFDEFVYEQLDAAYPNWLGGTWSGRLFYASGADFTEYDDQGMRVGTIDYHDFLLHLTYSHVVGKDVEAGVGLKVLESRLDEYSSIGAALDMGVRYRTPLRWLALGLAMQNVGARTAFISEADPLPMQLVAGVGLFFSLYEGHRVKILADYTQPLGLEEDGYATAGLEYGFLKMLFLRGGYRFKNELGELSLGAGFRLANIGLDYAYQPFSNLGIAHRFTLSYVFLQQEKKAVPPSGEKAPGRHAKVRELRELPRHFESAVTFKTPKVDPRIKDWRFEIRDQKGNMVKSITGMGKPPDYLKWDGKNQQGRLMPKKNQYQLIFKAEGKPAASREIPAFQTPRRLYFKDGSILEPEVLFQLDKDYPIAQWTLQMVEKKTQKTVRTLTGKDRLPGKILWDGKDSQGQVAATNRRYSYVLQLVYADRTSVLLSGKIRSIPVRLFATQTGGKGILIPGILFDFDSAAFKPAMMDKILAANTILEKYPERSKLVCAGHSDDVGGVRYNQQLSAMRAAMVGDYILKKTGVASDRVRSQGYGKSRPVSRANTEKARACNRRVEIRIFFPDVEEQSK; this is translated from the coding sequence ATGGTGTCAAAAACGATTCGGATAAAGCGCCAAGTCGGGCTGATGACTGTGCTGTTACTTGCGGCATTCCTGGGGAGACCTGCGAACGGGACGGCCTCGAGTGGTGCTGAGTTTTTACGGCTGGATATTCCGGCGCGGGCCGGTGCATTATCTGCCGGGTGTGCTGATTTTGTTGAGCTGGACATCTACAACCGGAATCCTTCCGGATTGGCCGGGAAACTCCATCCTGAAATTGCATTTACACATTTTATTGCGTTTGATGAATTTGTTTATGAACAGTTGGATGCCGCTTACCCGAATTGGCTGGGCGGTACTTGGTCAGGCCGTCTGTTTTATGCCTCGGGTGCTGATTTTACAGAGTATGATGATCAAGGCATGCGTGTCGGCACGATTGATTATCACGATTTTCTTTTACATCTTACCTATTCGCATGTTGTCGGGAAAGACGTTGAGGCGGGCGTGGGACTCAAAGTTCTGGAAAGCCGTTTGGATGAGTATTCCAGCATCGGTGCAGCGCTGGATATGGGTGTGCGGTATCGTACGCCATTGCGCTGGCTGGCATTGGGTTTGGCAATGCAAAATGTGGGTGCCCGGACGGCATTTATTAGTGAGGCTGATCCGTTGCCCATGCAGTTGGTGGCAGGCGTTGGGTTGTTTTTTTCCTTGTATGAAGGACATCGGGTGAAAATCCTGGCTGATTATACTCAGCCGCTGGGTCTTGAAGAAGATGGTTATGCAACGGCAGGTTTGGAGTATGGTTTTTTAAAAATGCTGTTTTTGCGAGGGGGATATCGTTTTAAAAATGAATTAGGCGAGCTTTCGCTGGGGGCCGGTTTTAGATTGGCAAATATTGGATTGGATTATGCCTATCAACCGTTTTCAAACCTGGGGATTGCCCATCGTTTTACGCTTTCGTACGTTTTTCTGCAGCAGGAAAAAAAGGCGGTGCCGCCATCAGGTGAGAAAGCGCCCGGCCGGCATGCCAAAGTCAGGGAATTAAGAGAGCTCCCGCGACATTTTGAGAGTGCGGTTACCTTTAAAACACCGAAAGTGGACCCGCGTATCAAGGACTGGCGTTTTGAAATTCGCGACCAGAAAGGAAATATGGTCAAAAGCATCACAGGGATGGGGAAACCACCGGACTATCTCAAATGGGACGGGAAAAATCAGCAGGGTCGCCTCATGCCGAAAAAAAATCAATATCAGCTTATCTTTAAGGCGGAAGGTAAGCCGGCGGCTTCCCGGGAGATTCCGGCATTTCAAACACCGCGGCGGTTGTACTTTAAAGACGGCAGCATTTTAGAACCGGAAGTACTCTTTCAACTGGACAAGGATTATCCGATTGCCCAATGGACCCTGCAAATGGTTGAAAAGAAAACGCAAAAAACGGTGCGTACTCTGACGGGCAAGGATAGATTGCCCGGGAAAATACTTTGGGACGGCAAAGACAGCCAGGGGCAAGTGGCGGCGACAAACCGGCGGTATTCTTATGTGCTTCAGTTGGTTTATGCCGACCGTACCAGTGTTCTTTTGTCGGGGAAAATCAGATCCATTCCGGTTCGGTTGTTTGCTACCCAGACAGGTGGGAAAGGTATCTTGATTCCGGGCATATTATTTGATTTTGACAGCGCTGCCTTCAAACCTGCAATGATGGATAAAATATTGGCTGCCAATACGATTCTTGAAAAATATCCCGAGCGGTCCAAGCTGGTTTGTGCAGGTCACTCTGATGATGTCGGCGGTGTGCGTTATAACCAACAATTGTCTGCCATGCGGGCTGCCATGGTCGGGGATTATATCCTGAAAAAAACGGGTGTTGCATCTGACCGGGTGCGCAGCCAAGGCTATGGAAAATCCCGTCCGGTGAGCCGCGCCAATACGGAAAAAGCCCGTGCCTGCAACCGGCGGGTTGAAATCAGGATATTTTTTCCTGATGTTGAAGAACAGTCCAAATAA
- a CDS encoding HD domain-containing protein yields MITQNNVQDLKKWFATYVHAFVDRFPESRHNLLLKSNHSINVCKEILHLGKDLELAKEDLRLLEITGLFHDIGRFEQYAQYKTFVDAKSENHASLGVRVLWENKVFDCLEDESERELILRAISYHNRIHLPDHESEKCLMVSKMLRDADKLDIWRLVTDYYHNPQQEKNPGIELDLPDHPHISEEAVSDIMSERLVKKSSMKTLNDFKLLKIGWVYDLNYPKTIQLVLERHYIKKLLDVLPRSEKTTRVAVKIQSFLEKYRYLSMQN; encoded by the coding sequence ATGATCACGCAAAACAATGTCCAAGACTTAAAAAAATGGTTTGCAACATATGTACACGCCTTTGTCGACCGCTTCCCGGAAAGCCGGCATAATCTCCTGCTCAAATCAAATCACAGCATCAATGTGTGCAAAGAAATTCTTCATTTAGGCAAGGATCTGGAACTGGCGAAAGAAGATCTTCGTCTGCTTGAAATTACCGGACTTTTTCATGATATTGGACGCTTTGAACAATATGCCCAATACAAAACATTTGTAGATGCCAAATCTGAAAATCACGCCAGCCTGGGTGTCCGCGTTCTGTGGGAAAATAAGGTTTTTGACTGTCTTGAGGATGAATCCGAACGCGAGCTTATCCTGCGCGCCATTTCCTACCATAACCGGATTCATTTACCGGATCACGAATCGGAAAAATGCCTGATGGTTTCAAAAATGCTCCGTGATGCGGACAAGCTGGATATTTGGCGGTTGGTAACAGACTATTACCATAACCCACAACAAGAAAAAAATCCCGGGATTGAGCTTGATCTTCCCGATCATCCGCATATTTCCGAAGAAGCGGTCTCGGACATTATGTCTGAACGGCTGGTAAAAAAAAGCAGCATGAAGACGCTGAATGATTTTAAACTCTTGAAAATCGGTTGGGTTTATGACCTCAATTATCCCAAAACCATTCAGCTCGTCCTGGAACGCCACTATATTAAAAAATTACTTGATGTGCTTCCCCGCTCGGAAAAAACAACAAGGGTTGCCGTTAAAATCCAATCCTTTCTGGAAAAATACCGCTACTTGTCCATGCAAAACTAA